CCATCCTCCCAGAAAGAGGATCTGCGGGTGGTCTTGGAGGTGATGGtcaggaaacaggggaggaggaACAACACTGTGGTGGTGGGGGACTCTGTTTCCATGACAGAGGGGCTTGTAGCCGAGCTTATGGGCAGGGTGGAGAGAGGGGAGGTCCCTGATGAGCTCCAGTCTGCTCGCTTCATCAGACTCCAGCTATCTTATGTTCACCTCAGGCTCATGAGCAGGGGAGATGTGGACATGAAGGTGGCTGACCTTAGGAGAAAGATTTGCTCCTTAGCATCAGACAGAGCTGGTGAGGGTGTGATCATCTATGTAGGGGACTTGAGATGGGCTGTGGATGAGGAGACCAAAGAAGGGCAGGGCTTCAGGCCAGTGGATCACATGATTGGAGAGATGGGGAGGTTGCTATCTGAGCTTAGGAGCAGCAACGGCAATGGTGGTGGGGGTGTgaccaacaacaacaacaaagtgTGGTTATTGGCCACTGCCAGCTACCAGACTTACATGAGGTGCCAGATGAGGCAGCCATCACTCGAGACCCAGTGGGCCCTTCAGGCTGTGGTCGTTCCCTCGGGTGGGCTTGCACTGAGTCTCCAAGCTCCAAGGTTAGTCCACCAACCCAGAGTTTCATGTCTTTCATCATTAGGTGCTGTCTTCCGAGTGCCAATTTTGTTGTTCCTATGGAAGGGAGATGATGCAGTGCATGGTGTTGTTTGGTTCCTTTTACTTGTTCTTGGCTTACCTAGTTTTCATGGTTTTACACTACGACCACCTCAGAAAGGGCTCGTGGGCAcagtcatttttctttttcctttctctggCTGTACATACTACCAGCCATTGTTCCAAAGTTCTTCTGTTCTTACAAACCTAAAGACATATATCTGAGTTCTATAgaatagtttttcaaatctgatgaTATTCTCAATCCTGGCCTTCTTGTGAGAGCGAAGATGAGACATATTAAATCGTTGTTAGCTAGCATCATGCAtggttttttttactttttccccagTTTGGGTCAGTCACCCTGGTCCCTTGATTGTGAAACAAACCCCCAGAGAACAAATTCTTCACCAATagtgcaatttttttttgttgttgttgttttcctGGGAAAAAGTTAGGCTCAAAAGAGCCTAACAAATTACATTCAGGTAATGAAACAAAGAAAAGCAATGCTGTGGAATAACCATTCAGTAATAATATTAAAGAAGAAAATAGTAGATCTGAGAGTAGAAAGGTAGTACATGAGGCTCGACTAATTTGCTTACTTGAGTaccctttttcttcctctcatgctctaCAGTGGCCTAGATTCAAGGATGACAAAACTCGGTCAGTATCCTTTCCAAATGCTAGAGTTGAAAGCTTTTAAAtgtaaggaggaagaagaaaagctcATATGCTGTGCTGAATGCGCTTCCAATTTTGAGAAGGAAGCATCAGTTCTCAAGTCAGAAAATGGCTCGAGCCACTTGCCAATTTGGCTGCAGCCACATAGACCGGCCAACCATCACAAGGTAAGAAGTTCAAAAATTATTCGCCTCTAACTACAATGTTGTTGCTTCAGACCTTCTGAGTGTAGTAGCATCTGCATCATATTGATTTCAGGATGCATTGCCTGAGCTGAGGAGGAAATGGAACAGACAATGCCTAAGCCTTCATCATGGCAAATATAGACAGGCTCATCCGCATCCTCCCTTGCTACCTCAAGGCTCAGTTGGAAAGAGCTGCACCCAAGCTTCATCACATCCATGGTGGTCTAGCAGCTTACCTCACAACCAAAAACTTTTCGTCGAGCCACATCCGATGTCCTTCACCGAGACTGTGCCGAAACTTAATGGAGGAAGCACCAGCTTTGCATCCCAGATTAAAACTGGAACTGGGAACTGGCAGGAGAGAGTCGTTCCAAAGCATTGGCCTTCTGAAGTGAGTTTACCTTTTGTCAAGAAGCCAGCAAACCAGGAGGTAAGGACTGCTCTGGCTTTGGGCAGCCCTCTGTTCTCGGATTCAGCAACATCGAAAGACCAAAGAAGAGGAGCCATGGCAGACCCGCAAGAGTTAAGCCGGAGATTGGAAGAGAACATCCCTTGGCAAGCTGGAACCATTCCTTCAATAGTTGAAGCACTGCATGAttgcagatcaagtgagaagAGGGGGACTTGGCTGCTGATACGAGGCACCGATCACATTGGGAAGAGAAGAGTAGCAAGGGTAATTGCTGAGATATTTTGTGGATCCGCAGACAGGCTCATCCACATTAACACGAGTAAACTGGTTGGAGGAGCCAGCTCCTGTGCTGAGATCCTTGCAGAAGCCTGCAAAACGGACCAAAGATGCGCTGTTCTTATCGAGGACATTGATCGAGCACACGCCAGCTTCATAAATTGGATTGCTGAAGGCCTCAAAAATGGATTTTTCAAGGACGCAATCGGTAGAGACGTTGGCATGGCTCATGGAGTCTTCATTCTGACTACATCCAGCTCTACCAAGTTCGACAACGCCAATGAGAATCCTGATGGTGTCGTGAAGATGAAGCTGTGGGTTGAAGAGACTGAGATTGCGGCTCCCCATGATCTCAAAAGAAGGTCCGAGAGGGAATTACCATACAGATCGAAGAAATTGAGGACGGAGGAGAGCAGTCTTGACCTGAACCTCTGTgctgcggaggaggaggaggaggaggaggaggacggccgCAGAGACGACGAAGAGGATGCTGTCCCCAGTGATCTGACCCACGAGACAGACAGTGGCGATCCCAATATCCCGTATGAGCTTCTTGAATCGAGCGCAGCTTGCTTCACCATGGATGCCAGCCCCGACCGGTCCTGCCGGATGTCGGAGAACCTCCTGTCGAAGCTCCACCGGGCGTTCGAGGAGGTGATGAGAGGTGGAGAAGGGATGGGGCGGCTGTGCGTGGACCGGACGGCGGTGGAGGAGCTGGTGGCGGCCTCTGGTTCGTTCCTGGAGAGCTTGTTCGACGAGTGGCTGGGAGAGGTCTTTCAAATGAGCTTGGCAACGGTCAGAAAGGGCGGGAAGGTGAGGCTAGGTGCGGAGGGCAAAGAGGGAAACGCGCGGGAGTTTGGGTTCCAGGGTTCGGCCCTCCCCAACCGAATTCATGTTGGCTGAACCCCATCCGTCCCTCCCCCTTCCATGTAAAAATAGCGAAATGACCAAAATGACATCTTGTAACTTTTCTTTAGCATTTTTTTCCACTTTAAATGACTAGTctcttatcattaatattaatattattaatattattaataatgTTATTATTAGTagtagtattattattattattagtgcctttttttttatgtCAGTGAGAAAGTAGGCATGACAGGGGACAAATTCCTAGCCTTCTTTTGATGCCTTCTGTTTGGGTGTGCTTTGCATGCACGCTGGAAAAGTCTTTGAGCGCAGCCAAAGACATGGTCCTGGGGCAAAGGCCGGAATGACCATTAAAGTTCGGACCTCAACCTTTGTGACAGATGGATTTGGATCTTATGTTTCCTAGACAGAGCTTCATACTTTGTTGATCCTTTGGGTGGGTTGCATTTGATTACTATTTGACTGGTTTAGTGCCATGAGATGGGTGTGATGATTAAGGCTTCAAGAGGTAGCTCAACTTAGAGGATGAGAAGTTAGAGGTACTTCTTTTGGGGTTCAAatagatttcttctttttttttataatacagGTATCTATTTTATATGGTGAATGGCTTGGATTGGTTCGAATGTTTGTGATTTTGAAGTCCTTTTCCAGTTCATCTCCTGCTTCGTTAGCTCTTAACTACCTTGCTCTTTTCTTTCAACCCAAGCAGCAGCCCTTTTGTAAACGATAATGGATCGAACCAACCAATATTAAATAAAATCAACAAGTTGTATAAATGGTAGAGTAAACGAGCTTCTGTTCTAAATACAGTATTTCAGCAGCGAGGGGACTGGTTTTCTAAAGGTTATTTTTGTGAGTTTCAATGGATCTTACAGATCCTCACATCTCTCGAAGGAAAAAGATACCTAGCCTAACGGGACAACAAGAAAGCAAATAATAGAAGACAGAAGTCGAGCTATTCACTCGAACTTAAAAAATAGGAGCATTAGAATGATGAGTGCCTCCAACTCTTTATACCGCATCCTCGTAAGAAGATATAAGGGAGTATTCTACAACACTAGACTAAAGCAATCTTTTCAACTCGAGCATTACTGGGCGAAGAATGGCACAAAggctatttaaaaaaaaaaaggcttctcTTCTTATTCATAGGAGGAAGAATTGGAAGAAAACTCCTTCAAGCTTAAGATGGTGTTAAGAAGGTTATTGAGCATATTTGAGACAACCATCACCACACAGTAGTATCTATTGTTTATGATGACCATCTTGCACcaaacgaataaataaataaatagaccaTCTATTATGAGAACAATTATGGTTTGCAAAACCAATACGATCATCCAAAGAAAAGAAGCATATAGGCTTTTGAAATATTGAGGGACGTGGAACTCACTCAAAACAAGCCGCTCGCAAGCTTTATCCATCCTACCTTTCCCCACCCATTTCGACTTAAAAATACGGTGACTTTTAAGCTAGTCATTATAGCTGATAAGGCAGGAGTAATCCTCCACTACATCAGCCCAATGATCCTTCACACACTTTATTCATCAGAAAAGGCAAAGAAGCTTTTATGTTTCATATCATTGCTTTGACCTAAGCCCCATCCATGAAGAGAGCATTCAAAGGAGTACTTTTGATtgatcacacacacacacagacataagagagagagagaacatcaTTGCATCCAACGGCAGATGTGGGGCTTTCTGTCCATAAGTGCTGGCAAGCATAATCCAACTTTGATGCCTTGATAAAAAATAGAACAGCCATGTCCTAATCCCAGCTTTTACTCCTCCGGCGAGTTACTAGCAAAAGATAAAGAGTCATTATTACCTATTATCACCATCTTTTCCATTCCATTGGTTAGCTTCATCTCTAGGGAAACATGCTTCTTTTTGTCATTGATAAAGAGAGACTTGTACTCTGATCAAATGATGGTGATTCAAATATTACCAAGAGCAACCTAAGTTGTGGGATTATGGAGTTGATGCACCCAAAAATGGTAGAGATATTACTTCAAAAAATGTACATAATATTATGAACATGTGGCTATGGTAACCAAGATACAGCACAATATTTAACTTCGCATTTAGCATTTTATGAAAATCCAAGCACTAGATTTTGTGGCATTTTGTCTGCTCAGTCATTGGCCCTTCATAGATATTGGACTCATAATAATCTTTTTAGTTTTTTAATCCTCTAACTAGCTTTCTTCTCCACTGGAATTCCTGGTGATAAGGTTCTAGTTTAGGCTAATTGGTCATCATTATCATGACAAATTTCATCACCATGGGGCCCAATTATTGACCACTAAGTAGCATATCCAAAAGAGGACTAAATAAAACGCTGTGACCCAGCCTGTTTGGCAAAAATCTAGCAGGAAAGGGTAATATATAAGCCTAACTTTTGAAGTAGGATTGGGAGTCGGAAGTGCACGCCACGTTTGAGGCTTGGGCGTTGCTCCCataaaataatggcaaggaCCAAACGGCGTGGTGTTTTCCCACTTTTCAGACCTATCCACCTGCTATAAAGCTTGGAGAAAGGCAGAGAAGGgaggctctcttcttcttttgatgtgaaaaaaaaaaaaaaaaagtagggaAGCTCGCTACTTGAGTTGAGCAAGGCTGCCACCCAATGAGTGATATATCTTTGATTTCCCCGCAAGTGCGAGGAGACGCGCGGCATCTGATTCCCTTGCACACTCAGCAATGACGAGGAGGGCAAGCCTTCTGGTGGTTGTGAGGGAATGATTTCCACCTCTAAAGTTGGTCCAAGTGCTGTCGGAGAAGGACGTTTGCCAGTTTTATTAGAGTTCGAGGTGGTACGAAAGGATCTTAAATGGCATCACATGGAATATTATCCCCTTAGGCCTGAAAAATTATCCAACTTTTTCATGCGATATTTAGATTAATGATAGCTCACGAGATTGTGTTGCAGTCCGGAATGGTTTTTAAGAGGCATCCGAATTGTCTACTATTGCTAACAAAATTTCAAGTCCTCGTGAATATgatagttctttttttttaataaaacaacGGTTCACATACAACGAATATAAGTGCAGTCCGTAAAGTCAAAATGAATAAAAGAATACAAATGAGATGGAATCGAGACATGGTTGTCCCAAATAAAATCTCTAGAATGTTAAATCGCAAAGAATGTCACCCAAACTGTCACACTGTTAGCCTCTCTGCAAGCATAAGTGATCTAATGAAAGACGCACTCATTCAAAAGACTGCGGATGTCATGAATTAACTGCATCCCACAAGCCTCATGATCCGACTTCTACATCCATTTGATTACTGTGGCTAAGTTCCTTTCAAAAATGATGCGGCTCACGCCTAGCATTTGCATTGCACAGAAAACCAAATATTAGTTATCGGATATTGCGTGCTAGGTTGGTCCAGGTATCTTCGACTTCGTGTTTTTGCCGAAGTGGGCTACTCGAAGTGCAAACATGGGgtcatgactttttttttttttttttaattaaaagacGGCTTTAAAAGCCACAATTGCATTGTTAACAATTATACTCTCCAGCGGCATCAAAAGAAAACTTGGGGTCATGAGTCTGATTTTTGATGCTGCAACAGTCTTAATATCAACTCACTGTCCATTGACGTTGTTCTCTCCGACGTGTTCTGTCACGTCCTCCACAGACTTCAAAAAGTAATAAAGGAAGACCCGGTCCCAGAAGCATTTAACTTGGCCAGTGAGGCTtcgtattaaaaagaaaagaaaggaaaaaaggctCCAGCTAACAAGGAAACAAAGGATTTAaatcaacaaagatttttgatgTACGATCTTACATGGCAAATCGCACGGATCTAGTTTTGGATATCCTCTTTCTATCCAATtttacaatattttatttttttaactccaacaaatatatttattttaaattaatttaaattatttaatttatttaaaaatttattataaaattaaattgctattATTAGTACTGCTGTCGTTAATGCAAACGCAACATTTAATTGAAACGAGACTGAAAACTTCCGCATACTCGATCTGCTCAATGGGCTGACGTACAATGGATATGCCTAAAACCAGTGTAAATTACACATACGCCTGCTAGGTGACCAGCAAGCAAGTGTTACCGTGCATACTGCCGTCCATGCACATAAACATTTAAGCATAACTTAGACATGCGCAGAAGATAAGAACTAAGAGGCGTCATTTAGggacaaaaaaaatcatcacGTTGATTATTTTTGAGCTTTGGGTGACAGTTTGCATTCTTGACAACCACAAAATATTTCAATAACTTGCTTCTTTTCTCATTTTAAGTCATCAAATTCACTTCCTTGCATAGGTACTGGCTTTTCTTCCAACCACCATACACGTTCAACCCTGTCCAAGGCTGTGCAGAAAGATTTCAAAAGCTTAACAGGAAGACCATACAAAAATATGGAAAAAATGTCGAGGATTTAAAAATACTAGCTTACCTTAATGATATAATATTTGATGCAACAGGCTAAGATTCACAAAAGTGAGTCCAAATAGATTCATTCAAGGCTTTGCTGCTAATAGTTTGCTTATGTTCAGCTGAACCTCTTTTTTTCTTCGTTTTTGAAATTTTGCATACACGCTCAAATTCATACTGTATGATCCTGAGCCAAGATTGACAATCCTTAAGAGAACTCAACCACCAGCTTGCAGTATCTATCATCCACAATGCTCCATAATACAATTGATCTGAGTGAATACGCTGATTTTTGCTTCATGGCTAGTTAAAGAATGAATAATGGAACGCAGATTACAAAAGAGAGTAAATACAACTAATGTACAAAGAATGGCATTGAGCCGCCGCGCACTCAAATCACTCAAACTCTACATTTTGTGTTAAAATGGTGACTTAGGAGAACTACACTGCTGATATTATACAGATGCCGGTGAGTACTTGTAAAAGATACCAGGCAGAACTCTCCATGCTGAAAAGCTGCTAATTATTTCACAATTCCACCACTTGGAACCTACAAAGAATCACTAACCAGCTTCTGCCGTTGATGCCTCCAGAGTACAAGGTTCTCGAGTAAGTCCGGGTATATCAAGTTCAAGCAATGGCTTCAGCCTCTGCTCCACTTCCCTGCGTTGCAGATTTATCTCTTCAATTACCATAGACTCGGCTGTCTTGCAAGATTGCTCATCCCTGAAAGCTAGCGTCCATCTCCCATCAACCAAAATCTTTGCCTTCCCTTTGCTGAAAGCATCATACTTCGCAGGGTCCAAAAAGGGAAAAGTCGATGGGCGAATGCATAAATGCAACCACTTTGAATGCTTTTCATCTATCCTCGGCTGATGAATAGTGAAAACAGGGAAAGTCAGCACCATTTCGCTATTTGCCATCTCTGATTTGAAAAAGCACACAAAAGAAGACTATGCTTCTGCATATTTCatctcaagtatttcaacagtGAACATGATTTGTTGAAAAAGGGATGGAGAGAGGAGGGGGAGAGATTTGAGAAAATCAGCATTTGTCAGGAACCATCCCAGTGAAGTTAACTTGCATGCAGCAAATAGTCGGAGCAGTACCTAGATGACACACAGTTCATATTGTAACCTGAAAGGTTGCTGGAGCCTTACATCATGATAAAATGGTAATCAAAAATGTCACTTGAAGGGATATCTCTGAATTGTGGTTGGGATGAGACTCAGATTACATTCCGGCTTGATGCTTGTTCAAGAGCTTATTCTCCATTACAGTTTCCAAGGTTATTCAATTTGCGAATGCAACAATAGCTCATGAAAGTGCATCCTACAATGGTTATGGCTCCTTGGTTTCATAGGCATTTATTGGTTTGAGAAATACAGTATCACAATTGGTTGTTTGGTGAGTTAAATTTGAGTTCTTAGCATATGGAGGATGGGTAGGTGGATTTTGTAACATGGGACCTCGCAGTGGATGCTGGGTGAATATTAAATTTCTAACCCCAACAGCTTTTCCATATGTTGGACCATCTGAGATTATTTCAGTCCGCAAAGGGATAATCAATTAGGAGACCTATTGTAGAATCATGCAAAGCATCAGGAGATAACCTGAAACTGAGTGTTCACTTGATCAAATCTCAAATTGCATTTCTGCACAGGCTTTTTTAGGAGTTTGATCTTCAATTCATCAGATTTGTGGTGTGaatgcttttgtttttttttttcttttccagagAAGGGGTCAGCTTCTCTGATCCCTTCAGCATGAGCAATCATTTGGTCAAACTGGGAGCAAAGTCAAGTCAAAAAGTCGATATAAGGCCATGCAAGAATATATGTCACAGTAAGGACAGTACTTTTAAAAATTTACGACATGAATTGAGCAGTACCAAGGAGGCATTATTATTGAAAATTTGAAGGTAAACAATATAATAACGCTGCTTGTACATGAAATTAGCTACTGGGCTGCAGAAATTAAGGAATGCAGGCATCAGCGAGGCAGTGCTTTCTATGTTCTAAATTAGAAGCATATGAAAATCCTAAACATTTATTCTGTACATAATGATTAGTGTCCCACCAAGTTCTGATATACTCTACCTATATTAGTATACCTTAATTAAATTAGGAGAGAAAAATCAAACAGCAAGTCAATGAAGTTAAGAATCATGAAGAAAGCCGCCAGTCTTGAGGATTATGCCTGGGTGTCTTTTCAAGAGGGTCGTTTCAAAAAGCTAATGCCTAGGCTCATttaaatggactaaaacaacAGCAAAACTGATAGGACAATGGATTTTCAGGTAAGAAAGAAAAACCATGAAGATTAAAGCTTAAATATACATACATCTGAGCCAGCCAAGGGTGCTGTGACACGAATAATTCCAGATTGCTGATTGAGTGGTAATTCTTCTGCCAGGAGAATCCACCCAGATGTTCCCCTTGATAGTGCTAAAAAGCGAAAGTGGcgttcttttcctctctcaaaTGCTATTCTACAAGGTAACGCATTGACtgcaaaattaacaaaaaaaagggttcaaattcaAGACCTCGACATAAAATTTAACAACATATGGACATCCCATGGTAATGGTAACTTCATACTACTAATACCAATTTTAAGCagaattgtgaaatgaaagcAATCATATAGCTTACCTAAGTTAATTTCACAGCCAGGTTTTGGTACTAGAACATCCAACCCAACAGTTTTTGTTTGGGAAGATACAGGAGAATCTATGGGAGAATGAATGGGAGGTAGGTCAGCTAAAGTTCCTCCAAATGATAAAAATAGAAGCTGGCGTTGAAGTACGAATACCTGAAAATATCATTACTAATGAATCATCGATTCCACATGCATCAAAAAGAGACAACAAGTACATGTTTGTATATTATGAATGGTTTGTACCTGCAGAAATGCTTAAAAAGATGGGGAATAGTCCACCTTCACAAATTATAATAGCCAAATCATGATCTACTGTGCCAGTACCGGGTGCTGGACCAGCTACCTGGGCACGGGTCAATACGGGCCCGTGTCGTGCCGGGCCAGGACTATGCCAACACAGTAGAGAAGGCGGGGGAGAGGGCAaacgggagagagaaaaagagagagaagggggagagagagagggaggccgACAGAGGGGACAGAGGCCGGCGGCCGGGGCAGCAGGCAAAGGCTGCAGCTGTTCCCCtctttcgaacgaaacaggagTCCAGTCGCTAAAAAATTTCGTGATTTTTaagcgatttgccgacttcacttaaaaattacgAATTTTTTTAGCAGTCGGACGAAATAGGAGAATGGCCACGGCCTCCACCTACTGCTCGGGCACCAGCCTTCGCcaccctccgccggcctccctccctccctcccccccccccccgctcgctctctcttttcctctctttcctttttcttctccccctccgcTAACAGGTTTCATTTCCATTGTCGGAACCGTCCCGGTCCGCTACTGGGACGGCTCGATACGACCGGAACCGTCCGGTTCAAGACGGTTTCGCCAACCCTGGACCAAATGCACCCCTTATATGCTACACTTTCTATTCTATAACGAGATTTTTTGCCATTATAATTGTAATTTAGcaccttttcctttcttctttctatcaaaaaatcTTTCCCCCTTTCAATCTCTTCCCAGGCAGCCATTTCCCTGACAGAACCATGGTCCACAGAAGGCCAACCATCAGTGGCAGCCAATTCTTGCTAACTTCCTATGTGGATGATACCCAACCTTGAACAAAAGAGATGGGACGAAACTGATATAAATGTTACCATTGTTAACACTTAGGATGAGTCAAAATGTTACCATTATTAACACTAAAGAGGACTTCACCTCAAAAATGTTTGATCAGATTTTCCTCTCATTTACTTATTCATTCCCTGCTATTGTTGGATTACTAATTATGATGTTGACAACTGCGACATTTCCAGGCTCTTTTTTCTCCCTGTTTCACAGTTTGGTAATGGTGGTACAAACAGTTTTTTGTATGTGCTTACCAAGCCATGATTCTACATTCCAACACCTACCCATGAAAAATACCagcatgcatgcacacatgcaTATACATTCACAATTGTGTAAAAATAAAGGCTTTAATGCACTTGCTCTCATGGGTTATACCAACTACTATTTGGCAAATGTGATGCACATGCAACGAAGAATGGATGATTGTGATTCCTCTAGCATGCTGAGCAGAGCGAAAAACAAAGCTCTTGCATGGTGTCCATGATTCTTAAGAAAATTtcctaaaaaagaaagaaagaactcCAAAAGCACCATACTTATATTAAAAGATAACACATCATGGGAAGACAATATGCCATAGGATTTTGGATGTTGCTTTCTAGCACCACTGGATAGGGAAAAGAAAGTTCTCCAAATAAAAAGTGACCAACCTTGACCATCTCGCGCATTCTTTCACCAGCAACAAAAGAGGATTCACCTGGAATACTATGAAGCTGATATTAAGAACCATCCATTGTGAGCATTCTCTTTAAAATAAATTGTGAAGCACATCTGATTATCAGGAAAGAATGTAAAACATAAACAGAAGCAAACATAAACGACTTTATAGATCTAACCTCCAGAAGAGAGTGTCTGTGATGGAAGAAGAATGGATTTTGGGTTTTTTGGAGGTGATGAAGCCTCGATTGCTGATTTAAAAGTTATGGCAGAACAACCATTAGCCAAAACAATGTGAATATGCATCAGTCAATAATTCCCAACAAGATTCAAAAGTACCTCTCTTGCAATTCTTCCATTGATCTTTAAGAACAGTTATAAGCAGATCGCACCAGATCCCTTTAATTTCCGTCAAAAGATAAGCGGTGGAGGACTTGTTTGAATCCTGTATATAGCAAGCTTTCTATATTATGAATGTATAAGCATGTACAACTGAATCAGCAACTGAACCAGAAACTGTTCCATGTCAGATGTAATACAAAACAAATTTGCATGTATTACAGATATACGAGTTTGAAAATTGTGTATCCATTCATGCCTGTGCATACATAATCACAGAAATCTTGTCACATTTTAATCTAATCATGAAAGAAATGGAATAACGGGAGAAACAGTTCTATGTGACACCAAAAAGGTTAATCAAGAAACTTAATAAGAAGAATTAGTTCTTGACCAACATTATTTAATACatttaaaaatgtaaaaatgtCTTCCATTTGATTTTACATCTAAACTTCATGCTAGCATTTTGTGAAAAAGGACCACCAAGATGGCCTTTTATTTAATGCAATCTTATTGAAAATAAAGAGGTTGGCATGTCAAGTCAACTAAAGTGAAACTCTAAGTTGTTCCTTCCACTTGAATACTGAAAAGTTCACAAAATGAGTTGCCATATTCACCTTTCTGCATGGACATGCCAACATGAACAGTA
This is a stretch of genomic DNA from Phoenix dactylifera cultivar Barhee BC4 chromosome 9, palm_55x_up_171113_PBpolish2nd_filt_p, whole genome shotgun sequence. It encodes these proteins:
- the LOC103714109 gene encoding protein SMAX1-LIKE 4-like — encoded protein: MRTGACTVQQALTAEAASVLKLSLTLAKRRGHAQVTPLHVAATLLSSSSSSSNLLRRACLKSHPHHPASHPLQCRALELCFNVALNRLPTTPPPSSSGSLIHSQPSLSNALIAALKRAQAHQRRGCIELQQQQPQQQQQPLLAIKVELEQLIISILDDPSVSRVMREAGFSSTCVKNNLEEETSVLVQSSPPFFFESHKEILSQGNFWQSQFLKPPSELNPAAPSSQKEDLRVVLEVMVRKQGRRNNTVVVGDSVSMTEGLVAELMGRVERGEVPDELQSARFIRLQLSYVHLRLMSRGDVDMKVADLRRKICSLASDRAGEGVIIYVGDLRWAVDEETKEGQGFRPVDHMIGEMGRLLSELRSSNGNGGGGVTNNNNKVWLLATASYQTYMRCQMRQPSLETQWALQAVVVPSGGLALSLQAPSGLDSRMTKLGQYPFQMLELKAFKCKEEEEKLICCAECASNFEKEASVLKSENGSSHLPIWLQPHRPANHHKDALPELRRKWNRQCLSLHHGKYRQAHPHPPLLPQGSVGKSCTQASSHPWWSSSLPHNQKLFVEPHPMSFTETVPKLNGGSTSFASQIKTGTGNWQERVVPKHWPSEVSLPFVKKPANQEVRTALALGSPLFSDSATSKDQRRGAMADPQELSRRLEENIPWQAGTIPSIVEALHDCRSSEKRGTWLLIRGTDHIGKRRVARVIAEIFCGSADRLIHINTSKLVGGASSCAEILAEACKTDQRCAVLIEDIDRAHASFINWIAEGLKNGFFKDAIGRDVGMAHGVFILTTSSSTKFDNANENPDGVVKMKLWVEETEIAAPHDLKRRSERELPYRSKKLRTEESSLDLNLCAAEEEEEEEEDGRRDDEEDAVPSDLTHETDSGDPNIPYELLESSAACFTMDASPDRSCRMSENLLSKLHRAFEEVMRGGEGMGRLCVDRTAVEELVAASGSFLESLFDEWLGEVFQMSLATVRKGGKVRLGAEGKEGNAREFGFQGSALPNRIHVG